The Triplophysa dalaica isolate WHDGS20190420 chromosome 18, ASM1584641v1, whole genome shotgun sequence genome includes the window TCTGCACCAGATCTTCAAACACTCTTTGTGGACCACTAGAAGGATTTTACTGCATTGACACAAATAAGGGCAGCTGTACTTTAGCTGTGAAACACTCTACATGTAGCCCTGGGAAATACATCAAACAAGCAGGTATGTGATAAcaccaaaacaataaacaaagttttttgTACACTTCATGTTTTAAGataagaaaaatataagcacatttgtaataagatttttttacttttctttaatttcttctcttGACAGACAAACAGGGATGAATATTAACAGTGATCATACATTCATTGTCTCTGCAGGTACTGCCTCCACAGATACTGTGTGTGGTGACTGTATAGGTGAAACATATTCAAACGGATCTTTCTCATCCTGTTTGGCACACACAAAGTGAGTGCTGACCTAAACTGATTGTGATGAGTTTGTGAATTTTTTCAACAAATCTGCTGATGTATAACATTCACAGATGTGAGGCCCTGGGGCTCATTGAAACACATCAAGGAACACATTCATCTGATGCTGAATGTGGAAACTCATCTGCTGTGACAGCAATCATCACTAGTAGCAT containing:
- the LOC130439813 gene encoding tumor necrosis factor receptor superfamily member 14-like isoform X4, whose protein sequence is MCAAGNHVLWHCADDSSTTCVPCPEFTFIDASNGFTNCFPCAVCDIGVKVNKVCTRSSNTLCGPLEGFYCIDTNKGSCTLAVKHSTCSPGKYIKQAGTASTDTVCGDCIGETYSNGSFSSCLAHTKCEALGLIETHQGTHSSDAECGNSSAVTAIITSSIIGTLILFLSLIVFARFCKKNKSSSGKLHLLIHLVIYSFM